A portion of the Mesobacillus sp. AQ2 genome contains these proteins:
- a CDS encoding SMI1/KNR4 family protein gives MYKGFLQKIDKLYNDDRKKLWTGTILYEDWWQTNIQKPLNLEELHSLEDEIGNMPNHFKEFLLTSNGCYLFDILRVAGKQNGYRGMTIEEQIHQPISFRNISPYSRNTKHLDGLFVFADSMLTGTFFALTKKVRYFN, from the coding sequence ATGTATAAGGGATTTCTGCAAAAAATAGACAAGCTTTATAATGATGACCGGAAAAAACTCTGGACTGGCACGATTCTGTATGAAGACTGGTGGCAAACAAATATCCAAAAGCCTTTGAATCTTGAAGAATTACATTCACTCGAAGACGAAATAGGCAATATGCCGAATCACTTTAAAGAATTCCTGTTAACGTCGAATGGATGCTACTTGTTTGATATTTTAAGGGTCGCTGGTAAACAGAATGGTTATAGAGGTATGACCATTGAGGAACAGATTCATCAGCCAATCTCATTTCGGAATATTTCGCCTTACTCACGCAATACAAAACACCTGGATGGCTTATTTGTATTTGCGGATTCGATGCTCACAGGCACATTTTTCGCATTAACGAAGAAGGTCAGATACTTCAATTAG
- the putP gene encoding sodium/proline symporter PutP, with translation MSNEMYQIIAIGIYMAAMLYIGWYSYKKTSNLTDYMLGGRSLGPAVTALSAGAADMSGWLLMGLPGGIYVSGLASAWIAIGLTVGAYLNWLYVAPRLRSYTHVANDSITIPSFLENRFKDDTKLLRIVSGIVILLFFTFYVSSGMVAGAVFFESSFGLNYHTGLLLVSAVVVAYTLFGGFLAVSYTDFIQGMMMLLALLLVPIIGFTKTGGPAETFDTIRSIDPALLDLFKGTTVLGIISTAAWGLGYFGQPHIITRFMAITSIKETTSARRIGMGWMIFSLIGAVLTALIGLAYFTQNPDVKLDNPEAVFIVLGQIFFHPLFAGLMLAAVLAAIMSTISSQLIVTSSALTEDLYKILFKKEKSDKQYVFFGRIAVLVVAIIAAALAWVQNDTILGLVAYAWAGFGAAFGPIILLSLYWKKMTNWGAIFGMVAGAATVVIWSNLGLSDVMYEIVPGFIINLVISVVISLVTYRPNPEIEKEFDMSVKNLKS, from the coding sequence ATGTCCAATGAAATGTATCAAATCATTGCCATCGGAATCTACATGGCCGCGATGCTTTATATCGGCTGGTATTCCTACAAAAAGACAAGCAATCTGACTGATTACATGCTTGGCGGCAGATCGCTCGGTCCGGCAGTCACAGCGCTAAGCGCCGGTGCGGCTGATATGAGCGGCTGGCTTTTGATGGGCCTTCCTGGGGGAATTTATGTAAGCGGTTTAGCAAGTGCATGGATTGCCATCGGATTGACCGTAGGCGCGTATCTCAACTGGCTTTATGTAGCACCTCGACTCCGCTCATACACACATGTTGCGAATGACTCCATCACGATTCCAAGCTTCCTTGAAAACCGTTTTAAAGATGATACAAAGCTTTTAAGAATTGTATCCGGTATTGTTATTCTTCTATTCTTTACTTTCTACGTTTCCTCCGGAATGGTCGCCGGGGCTGTTTTCTTCGAGAGTTCGTTCGGCCTTAATTATCATACCGGCTTATTGCTTGTTTCTGCGGTAGTTGTGGCGTACACACTATTCGGCGGATTCCTGGCTGTAAGTTACACAGATTTCATCCAGGGTATGATGATGCTTCTCGCCCTGCTGCTAGTGCCGATTATCGGTTTCACGAAAACAGGGGGACCTGCAGAAACGTTCGATACAATCCGATCGATCGACCCTGCATTGCTTGATTTATTTAAAGGTACAACTGTGCTGGGCATCATTTCAACGGCAGCATGGGGGCTTGGTTATTTTGGTCAGCCACATATCATCACCCGTTTCATGGCAATCACATCAATAAAAGAAACAACAAGTGCGAGAAGAATCGGAATGGGCTGGATGATCTTCTCCTTGATCGGAGCGGTGTTGACAGCGTTGATCGGTCTTGCTTATTTCACGCAGAATCCGGATGTCAAGCTTGATAACCCTGAGGCAGTCTTCATCGTGCTAGGGCAAATCTTCTTCCATCCATTGTTTGCCGGACTTATGCTCGCAGCCGTCCTTGCCGCAATCATGAGCACGATTTCGTCCCAGCTGATCGTTACTTCCAGCGCACTGACGGAGGATTTATACAAGATTTTATTCAAAAAAGAAAAATCTGATAAACAATACGTATTTTTCGGACGTATCGCGGTACTGGTTGTAGCGATTATCGCTGCTGCCCTTGCCTGGGTTCAGAACGATACAATCCTTGGACTTGTTGCATACGCATGGGCAGGCTTCGGTGCAGCGTTCGGACCGATCATCTTGCTAAGCCTCTACTGGAAAAAGATGACCAACTGGGGCGCGATCTTCGGTATGGTTGCCGGTGCAGCAACAGTAGTTATCTGGAGTAATCTCGGCCTGAGCGATGTCATGTACGAAATCGTACCGGGCTTTATCATCAACCTGGTTATTTCCGTAGTCATCAGCCTTGTTACTTATAGACCAAACCCTGAAATCGAAAAAGAATTCGATATGAGTGTTAAAAATTTAAAATCGTAA
- the plsY gene encoding glycerol-3-phosphate 1-O-acyltransferase PlsY, producing MIWLILLAAYLIGSIPTALLVGKYFFHVDIRDHGSKNPGATNTLRVMGKRAAIIVLLIDVAKGMLAASLPLTFNVPLEPLYAGLIAVVGHCFPIFAGFRGGKAIATTAGALLIVNIGMFLAVYVTFFAVIFLTKYVFMGSISVGIAMLIYSFFSPDINEPLLFTAFIILLIFLHRSNLQNFFNGIEPKINDKKVKGDRIPPKNF from the coding sequence ATGATCTGGCTGATTCTCCTGGCTGCTTATTTAATTGGCTCGATTCCGACCGCATTATTGGTCGGCAAATACTTTTTCCATGTGGATATCAGGGATCACGGCAGCAAAAATCCCGGCGCCACCAATACACTGCGGGTAATGGGCAAAAGAGCTGCAATCATTGTCCTGTTGATTGATGTGGCAAAAGGAATGCTGGCGGCCTCACTTCCGCTAACTTTCAATGTACCGCTTGAACCTTTGTATGCGGGATTGATTGCGGTCGTTGGCCACTGTTTCCCCATCTTCGCCGGATTCCGCGGTGGCAAGGCAATCGCCACGACAGCTGGTGCCCTGCTGATTGTTAATATCGGGATGTTCCTGGCCGTCTATGTGACATTTTTTGCCGTTATTTTCCTTACCAAATATGTATTTATGGGCTCTATTTCAGTTGGAATCGCGATGCTGATTTATTCGTTCTTCTCTCCCGATATCAATGAGCCGCTTCTTTTCACTGCTTTTATTATTTTATTAATTTTCCTGCACCGTTCAAACTTGCAGAACTTCTTTAACGGCATAGAACCAAAGATCAATGATAAAAAAGTGAAGGGAGACCGCATTCCCCCTAAGAACTTTTGA
- a CDS encoding diacylglycerol kinase: MKRARIIYNPTSGREVFKKHLAEVLVKLENAGYETSCHATTCEGDATQAARIAVERKYDLVIAAGGDGTINEVVNGIAEQEYRPKIGVIPVGTTNDFARALHIPRDIEAAVDIIVKGETIPVDVGRINDKYFINIAGGGRLTELTYEVPSKLKTMLGQLAYYLKGIEMLPSIRASEVTIEYDGKLYEGEVMMFLVGLTNSVGGFERLAPNSSINDGMFSLLILKKTNLADFIRIASLAVRGEHINDPGVIYTQANRIKVHSKETVQLNLDGEYGGNLPAEFENLFRHIEVYVPLDEIRPEDRPENLELNFKAE; this comes from the coding sequence ATGAAAAGAGCAAGAATCATTTATAATCCGACTTCGGGCCGTGAAGTTTTTAAAAAGCATCTTGCGGAAGTTCTGGTGAAGCTGGAGAATGCCGGCTATGAAACATCATGCCATGCAACGACATGCGAGGGTGATGCGACGCAGGCTGCCAGGATTGCAGTCGAGCGGAAATATGACCTCGTGATTGCGGCTGGTGGCGATGGAACGATCAATGAAGTGGTCAATGGAATCGCCGAGCAGGAATACCGCCCGAAAATTGGCGTCATTCCAGTTGGCACAACGAACGACTTTGCCCGCGCACTGCATATTCCGCGGGATATCGAGGCAGCGGTCGACATCATTGTAAAAGGCGAAACGATCCCGGTCGACGTTGGCCGGATCAACGATAAATATTTCATAAATATCGCAGGCGGCGGCAGGCTGACTGAGCTGACATACGAAGTTCCAAGCAAGCTCAAGACGATGCTCGGCCAGCTCGCATACTATTTAAAAGGAATCGAGATGCTGCCATCGATCAGAGCATCTGAAGTGACAATTGAGTATGATGGCAAGCTGTATGAAGGCGAGGTCATGATGTTCCTCGTCGGGCTGACGAACTCTGTCGGCGGATTTGAGCGTCTGGCACCGAACTCATCAATCAATGACGGGATGTTCTCGCTGTTGATTTTGAAAAAGACTAACCTGGCTGATTTTATCAGGATTGCTTCACTTGCAGTCCGTGGCGAGCACATCAATGACCCGGGTGTAATATACACACAAGCCAACCGGATCAAGGTGCATTCGAAGGAAACAGTCCAGCTGAATCTCGACGGAGAATACGGCGGAAACCTTCCAGCCGAATTCGAAAACCTGTTCAGGCACATCGAAGTCTACGTGCCGCTCGACGAAATCCGTCCAGAAGACCGTCCGGAGAACCTGGAATTGAACTTTAAAGCAGAATGA
- a CDS encoding cysteine hydrolase family protein translates to MGKKALINIDYTYDFVADDGRLTCGVPGQAIEENLVGVTQEFIKNGDYVVFAIDVHDEGDEFHPETKLYPPHNIRGTKGRDLFGSLQEVYDENKHLDHVYFIDKTRYSAFAGTDLEIKLRERGITEVHLVGVCTDICVLHTAVDAYNKGFKVIVYKNAVASFDQVGHEWSLRHFENTIGAEVR, encoded by the coding sequence ATGGGGAAGAAAGCGTTGATCAATATCGACTATACGTATGACTTCGTGGCGGATGATGGGCGGCTGACTTGCGGTGTGCCTGGCCAGGCAATTGAAGAGAATCTGGTTGGCGTGACGCAGGAATTCATCAAGAATGGCGATTATGTTGTTTTCGCGATTGATGTCCATGATGAGGGGGACGAGTTCCATCCGGAAACAAAATTGTACCCGCCACATAATATCCGCGGCACAAAGGGCAGAGATTTGTTCGGCAGCCTTCAAGAAGTTTATGACGAGAACAAACATCTGGACCATGTGTATTTTATCGACAAGACAAGGTATTCTGCGTTTGCCGGTACGGACCTGGAAATAAAGCTGCGCGAGCGGGGCATCACGGAAGTCCATCTTGTCGGGGTATGTACGGATATTTGCGTGCTGCATACAGCGGTCGATGCTTACAATAAGGGATTTAAGGTTATTGTGTATAAGAATGCGGTGGCTTCTTTTGACCAGGTCGGGCATGAATGGTCACTTCGTCATTTTGAGAACACGATTGGGGCAGAGGTCAGGTAG
- a CDS encoding nicotinate phosphoribosyltransferase, giving the protein MSTKFTDDSLMLHTDLYQLNMMETYWRDGVHNRRAVFDLFFRKLPFGNGYAVFAGLEKIIQYIENFGFTEDDIQYLREEGKFGEDFLAFLQDMKFTGSIRSMQEGEIVFANEPLIRVDAPLAEAQLIETALLNIVNYQTLIATKASRIKQVVKDEVAMEFGTRRAHELDAALWGTRAAYIGGFDSTSNVRAGKLFGIPTAGTHAHSMVQAYKDDYTAFKKYAETHKDCVFLVDTYDTLRSGVPNAIKVAREFGDKINFIGIRLDSGDLAYLSKEARKLLDEAGFKDAKIVASSDLDEYTIMNLKAQGAKIDIWGVGTKLITAYEQAALGAVYKIVSVEQSDGRMEDTIKISSNPEKVTTPGIKNVYRIINKANNRSEGDYITLEGENPQQEKRLKMFHPVHTFISKFVTNFDARDLHHDIFKEGKLVYEQPSLDEVRKHSTYCLGVLWEEYTRMLNPEEYPVDLSQKCWDNKMRNIEEVREKVMEMTGEKM; this is encoded by the coding sequence ATGAGTACGAAATTCACAGATGATAGTTTAATGCTCCATACGGACTTATATCAGTTAAATATGATGGAAACTTACTGGCGTGACGGCGTCCATAATCGCCGCGCGGTGTTTGATTTGTTTTTCCGCAAGCTTCCTTTCGGCAATGGATATGCCGTTTTTGCAGGCCTAGAAAAAATCATCCAGTACATCGAGAACTTTGGCTTCACAGAGGATGATATTCAGTATTTAAGAGAGGAAGGAAAGTTCGGAGAAGATTTCCTTGCTTTTTTACAAGATATGAAATTCACTGGCTCGATCCGTTCTATGCAGGAGGGGGAGATTGTTTTTGCCAATGAGCCGCTGATTCGGGTGGATGCTCCGCTTGCTGAAGCGCAGCTGATTGAAACTGCGCTGCTGAACATTGTCAACTACCAGACATTGATCGCGACAAAGGCTTCCCGTATCAAGCAGGTGGTGAAGGATGAAGTGGCGATGGAGTTCGGTACGCGCCGGGCGCATGAACTGGATGCGGCGCTCTGGGGCACTCGCGCTGCCTATATCGGAGGTTTTGATTCGACCAGTAACGTACGTGCCGGCAAGCTGTTTGGAATTCCAACCGCTGGGACTCATGCGCATTCCATGGTTCAGGCTTACAAGGATGACTATACCGCTTTTAAAAAATACGCCGAAACGCATAAGGACTGCGTATTCCTTGTTGATACGTATGATACTCTAAGGTCCGGTGTGCCAAACGCAATTAAGGTTGCCAGGGAATTTGGCGACAAAATCAACTTTATCGGGATCCGCCTCGACAGCGGTGACCTTGCGTATCTTTCCAAGGAAGCACGCAAATTGCTGGATGAAGCAGGATTTAAGGATGCAAAAATCGTGGCCTCCAGCGATTTGGATGAATACACAATCATGAACCTGAAAGCCCAGGGCGCAAAAATTGATATTTGGGGAGTGGGCACAAAGCTCATTACCGCCTATGAACAAGCTGCGCTCGGCGCTGTTTATAAAATCGTTTCAGTCGAGCAGTCTGATGGAAGAATGGAGGACACCATCAAGATTTCCTCGAATCCTGAAAAAGTGACAACGCCTGGAATCAAAAATGTGTACAGAATCATCAACAAAGCCAATAATCGTTCTGAGGGGGACTACATCACACTTGAAGGCGAAAATCCGCAGCAGGAAAAGCGCTTGAAGATGTTCCACCCGGTCCACACGTTCATCAGTAAGTTTGTCACCAATTTTGATGCAAGAGATTTGCATCATGATATTTTTAAGGAGGGCAAGCTTGTGTATGAACAGCCAAGCCTGGATGAAGTCCGCAAGCATTCAACATACTGCCTCGGCGTTCTTTGGGAAGAATACACACGCATGCTTAATCCAGAAGAATACCCAGTGGACCTCAGCCAGAAATGCTGGGACAACAAGATGCGCAATATAGAAGAAGTGAGAGAAAAGGTCATGGAGATGACTGGCGAGAAAATGTAA